The nucleotide window ttttattgaaaaagtgtattaatttattaaagagaTTCTAACATATTGATAGTTTTAATACTATACAAATACAATTAAAAGATTGATGTAATAGTGCTAATACAtctattgaaatattaattatttcTAACTATTACATTAATGTTCAAAAGTCTAatttatgtataaaatacatTGAATAAGATAGAGAAAAGGAGAAAGTTGAAAATATCTCGAGAAACTGATGAGTTATTTATATTCGTTATTATTATAGTTTGGCTTCCTCCTTAAATGATTTATAACATTCCTTTGATTTATTAGAAATTTCAGttttattttcttaatatttATGGACTCCTTTTAGTTACTATTATGTGATGTATAAATAGTTTTATCTTTTATttgaataaatatgtatatatggtcaTAAACTTTTTTCTCATTATTTTCATGTTCCTaaatatttaagttttaaaattttttcacaaatattatttacattttacgttttttcatttttttagtaatttttatctGTTAGTTATTTGATCTTAAGCTGTGTTAatcttttttgttgttgttattttAGATCATTAATGTTTGGAAATTATATGTTGAAGTATTGATTATTTTCCTTATTATTTTGGatgatgaattgttttattgtaATTAACCTAAATATATTGCTTCAATCACATTATTACTTAATTATTTGAGATAAAATGATCAAAAAAATTTTTATAGCATCTAAAAATGTAACCTCTaatcttaatttatttaaaatttcaattttttaaatctataaatataagttGATAATGTATATTGCTATAACAATCAAATTGAATATTCATTAAAGAATGTACAAACAATTACATTTCTTTTATCATATTTATTTGATTATTCAATGTATTTATCTAGAAGAAAGTTATATTCAATTTAGATATTTAAAAAAGAGAGTGAGAAAGTTTTAGATTAAATGTTAATAGTGTTAAATAACTCAAattcaaaaacattaaaaatcctATTTATCCCATTCAAGAGGAAGCCAAACAGAATTTGATAATCCTAAGTTAATAAgtatcaaataaattttaaaaatatatattttataaaaacgaATAGAAAATATTGAAGAGGGAAGagataaatgaaaatttaaagaaaaatgtgAATGAATATATTGAGTTTTTTAGAAGGAATGATTAGGAAACATGCAAATTTATTTTGAAGTTAAAACCGAGATTTAAATCTAATTGATATTATTTAGTACTAATGaggaataaatttttatttaacagtGATTAACttctttatttaaattataatgaataatttttaaaaatatattactcTATAATTAAGTATTATGTCGTAATTTAATTATATAgaccttaaattatatttaattgtgttttcataatttataaatatctaaagaaaatttacaataaaatttatttaacgaTTATGTGAAACTAAACATATATAATCTTTATATTAAAGTTTTTACTAAATTTAATACCACGAGTTAGTAGGTctaccaaaaataattttttactaaATTTAATGCCACCAGTTAAATCACACTAATctaataaaatgtattaaattattGCACATGACATTTATGATGTGCATAAAAATCATATATCAAATTTAtgtaaaattagtttaattgaaataataaatGTTAACCGTTTTGGTttcaaatcataaaatttatgtccttaaaaaaattttataatCCATTTTGTAtatattctttaaaatttatgaaaatataaatatttttaaaattatattttttgttttataaaaatattaattttttacaattttataactAAATTGAGAATAGATTAATGGATAATGCTAACgcaataaatttttaatatatagtttaaatatatatatatatatatatataaagtatagatgagccaaaataaataatatacttttataatatgtattaattagatttatatttttaaaaaactatATATTCTATTGGTGTACTTTTTCTGATTGGCTTTACTCTcttatatttattttactttatttataattatatagatatttatttaataatatttctaACAAATTAAGTGCGAGCAGAGGACTAGTTACTACGAAATGCATGCATTCAATCACTGAAAGAAAGActaaatttgataaaagaaactcaCCTTGCAACTCGAAGCACTCGGACTCGGAGCGATCCGAGAACCCGACAGTGTAATTGGGATCCGCTATAGACCTTAACATATATTGCTTTTTCCCGCCAGTCTCGTTAGGCACGATACATGCCTGTAACTGAGCGAACTCGTCGCTGGCTCGCCTGACCCGGACGAGGATCGAGGTCTCCTTGTTCCTATAGGAGGTGTGAAGGATCTTCTGAACTCCGCTCTTGCCGCCTTTAAAAGGTGCCTTATGGGAGAGAGCAGAGCCGGATCCAATTCGAATCTCTTCCACAATATCCCCCGTCTGGAGCATGTCTACGGTCCATTCGTCAGCTTTGGAGCTCCCTTTTATACATTCGATTGATAGTACAGTCGGCGATCTCATGCTCTCTGATTGTAGGGTTCGGTCCATCGGCATTTCCGGTTCCTGGTTCAAACTGAAAAAACTTGTGGAGTTTTCTCTTCTATATTTTTTcccgagaaaaagaaaaagtagaGAAAATTCTTGAAAGAGAGAGGTTAATTTGAGGGAGGCTCTGGAGAAAGAATGGGAGAATTGAGTAATTGAAATAAACAAAGACTACGATTGATTACATGTTTTCGGATTGTAATAgatttgaataaaatatttacaatttcagaTTTGAATAGAATAGGATTAGATTTAGCCCATACAATCGATAAGGGGAGGGGTTTAATTGTCAAAACACGTAGTTTATTATTATGAGTTAATTACACTATACATCCCTAAATTATAATCTTTATTGTAAATTCACCTCAATACTTCCAAATATCATAATTTCTTTAATTTGAAATATATATCGTATGGgatacttcgtttttcttgattgaTGCATGTAAAACAAAATGTTGTTCCTCACGTGTTTcgtcttttatatatatatatatatatgggtgaATTAATTTATGCTTGAGATAAAGTTGAATTTGGAACAAAGTGGAGTGACTCAGAGCTCAAAGGTGTCCTCCAATCGTGAGTTGACGTTGGTAGAAGCTGTAACATTCATTATTCAGCCCAATTGTCGGATTCGAGTAATAAAATGTTATGACAAAATTCAACAATCAACATATATTttacaaaacaaaatttcaaatacttAATATCAAATCATATATAGTCAagcatattaaaatttataatctaCATGGACTTATTTGTGAAATTTAGGTATATGgtagaattaaattgtaaaatttaaggtTTAAAAATCAATATTGAAAATTCACAGTTGATATTGATATCGAAACGATACATTATTAAAAATCGATACCAAAATTCAATTATGTTTTCTTTGCAAAATAAAGCTATCGATATTGGTatcgatattttatgaaaaaatatcGATACTTAAATAAAAATCGATACTATTTCTGCATTTTATTTGTTTGAAAATTATTCATTTGGTTAAATATCGATACTAGATGCAAAAGTATCGATATTTGAGTTAAAAAATGGTAAAAACTTATATTTAAAAGTTCCACTTATGCTCAAAATTTACTGAAAACTCACCTAGCATATTAACTTTTCAATCATTTAATCAATATCCATAAAATCAAACTACTTTGACAAGACATATTCAATATGATCAATGCTACCaaccacatacatacatatatgtaatACTAACAACATGGAAACCCAAATACCaacaaaatataaaatgataattaaaatacaaaactAACTTTATAACTCAAAAGACTTCCTAAATACATGCCAAAACCAAAATAAGAATATTACCAACACTTGAGTTCAAGATTGTCGCTTGATGCTGAGTCGACGTACAAGCTGAATAATACCTAACCTGTGCATGAACAACGATAACATATGCTGAgtataactcagtggtatttctatatccaatagtaaattataatataaattatgtaatgcATGAGTTAACAACAACATCAAGTACAAATTATTATTGGAAAGCTACATGTCATAATGCATCATTTAATGTTACAATTCTATTTACTTATAATAATTCAGTTTAACATAATTGTAACACATTTACATTTCTCctataaaaatcaaataattttATCACATCAATATTATATACACATTCCGGACTTAAGTCCAATATCCTCTACTCAATTTCATATATAATCAATGTCTCAAATCCATATCATTGTTTCATCCATCATACTTATATACATATACgcaattatatttatatatatcacATCTCAAAacagattcaatttcatatttatattattatacgaTATTTCCAAAACTATTCACTTTAATCCTCATcacaaataataaatttgaatcaGATCAATTAAACCCTTTTTATCATTTATAGTTTACCTTATGGTCTTCCCATGCAATACAATTCATAAATGCATCAATTGAAGTTATTCAGGTTGTAAAAACACAAACCGTAAACTCTAAGCTATTCGTCAACGAACCtgtcttttcccttttttttaaggAATTTGGGTCGATGTTAGCTACGGAATAAAATAAACAACATATTTCATCAGTATAcatacaatttcacattcaattactAATTAAtgcaatttttacattttaatcaatttagtccctaaaaccggaactaacataactttcacatttaatcccgaatttttataccaaattcactctAAGCTAATTTTAACTCcctatttctcatttctacctctaaattttaaaattttcataatttggtCCCTACTGCTCAAAATCAACTATTAATTTCACAATGCAGTCATTTTTCAATTCTAACCTAAAAAtctatcaaattagtccctaaaactTTAACTAACCAACAATGTTAACATCTTCAATCTTAAGCAGTACCGAAGAATAGAACATGGGTCAACTAATTTGAGataccaaaattctaaaaacataaaaattataagaaacgaATAAAATTACTGTAACGAAGCTTAAACCCTAGCAAACCCTTGCCATGCGTTTCTCTTCTTCTCCCTAGTCTTTCGTGTTTCGAAAATGAAGCAATTGAAAAGAGAATTATCACCTTCTCTTTCAATCCACTACtagtattttgtttttattaaaataattcattttataacttaaattttaatttaacttataaaatataatataacataacatATCTATATATACTATTAACCGGCCACATGTTTTCATTTTAGGGAATAATTGTTACTTTAATCCCCTTAATTAACTTTAAATTATAATCCCTTAGAAAATCGCACTTTTACCACTTATACGATTTAGTTCGTGTACTTAAATTAAATACTAATTCGACTAAATTACCTAACTGAAATTCAATTTGCCTTTAAtataactccgtaaatatttaataaaaatatttacgagtccgtTTTAcggaaatgaggtcccgatacctcaattTCCAAAAATTACCAACTTTAGAACCGATACACTTGTACATTGTCTAACttttcaaataattaaaattattagacCTAACCTCAATATAATATTGTAATACCctcttaaatattaataaataatattcacaAATTCTATCATTAGAAAACAACATTCCAAAACCATCATTTCCGACTCCACTTGCTTTTGGGTTATTACAAAAGCGGAAATGCATCTGGGTTCGAGGTTTCAGATGCCGCTACACTATCCTCCACGGGCGTAGTAGGGGGTTGGAAAGGCCCTGACCCctctaaaatggaaaaatttcCATTTAAAcccctttaaaatttataaaaatttaaattaataaaaataaaattacacttttccttctaaaatgataaaaattaatatatcctttaaaagttataaatattaaaataataaaattacatatttattattataaaaatatataacttaatttcCAACCCTAAAAAGAATTTTCGGCCCAGCTATCCTCTTTACACGAAAGCTTTGAATTTGGGCATTAACTTCCAAGCATGAAGGAGTTTTTAATTTGGATTGATGAGCTGATATCTAATGTGGGTATGGATAGAGTCCACATGTTCAAGGCTTGGAGGGTGAATAATTTGTATATCTGGTTCTCCCACCCGCAATGCTTTTTGTTTCGAATGCCAATTTTCTTTTTATTGGTTTTCTGATGTCTCCATATGGTACTAATGGTTGTGAGGTTACCTAGGGATTTTATTCAGGCTTTTTGATGAATCATACAGGTTGAGAAAATTAAAAcaagccaaattaaaaaaaaaaaaaaccaaaaaagggAGTTCATGTGGCAAAGGTGGGATGATAGCGATGTGATTTAAGTATAAGGACAATTATATAACGTAAATAGAGGTTTGATTTTCCATTGCAAATAAAAAAGAAGGGACTAATTGCTTGTAAGGGCTTGAATTAACTGGTCAAAGGTCGATAAACAGACACACAGTATTTCTTGATTGGTCAACATGCCACGCATCAAAAAATGTAATGACATTAGGATCATGTACCAAAATGATTAATGGAAGTAAAATATAGTTACGTAATATAGGTATCACATTAGAATAAATTTCAAAGTATAGAAGTCATCTATGCCATTATCCCTTAAAAGATTATAGGTATGTTATGGATCCCTAAAGAATGATTCAAAGAATTTCAATGAAATGATTCAAAGAATTTCAATGAAAAACCATATGTAATCTCTAATTTAGCTTTGATGACACATGTAAaaatattcaagttcaaatttaatattgcataaataaaattttattatatctttataatgaTATAAATTTTAATCTATTACTTGAAATAAAATGGCTATTTGAATTATCTTGTAAatattctaattatttttaacaAGTATAAACCTAATAAATAGAATAATTAATTTACATATGATTAATTTTTAATCTCGAACGTCCTGGCAATAAAACTTGCATATTCTCcatattataaaatgattttgaTAATTGGAACTGGAATATTTATTTAATGATAAGACAAAACGAGTAGGCTTGTTACTTGTGGACTATTTTCGAGTACCTGTATCAGTGTTTCTATTTTGTTGCAAAGATTCAGAATATCTTCATT belongs to Gossypium arboreum isolate Shixiya-1 chromosome 7, ASM2569848v2, whole genome shotgun sequence and includes:
- the LOC128279350 gene encoding uncharacterized protein LOC128279350; the protein is MPMDRTLQSESMRSPTVLSIECIKGSSKADEWTVDMLQTGDIVEEIRIGSGSALSHKAPFKGGKSGVQKILHTSYRNKETSILVRVRRASDEFAQLQACIVPNETGGKKQYMLRSIADPNYTVGFSDRSESECFELQGEFLLSNLVFLSVIECMHFVVTSPLLALNLLKSHLSELFT